The DNA sequence TTGCTTAGCAATCTTTGCGGCTGTTACGTAAAGTAAACCAACGGTTTTTGCATTTTCTTCATTAATATCATTTGCTGTTGCAATACGGACTTTTGGAATCACCAAAAAATGTACAGGCGCTTGTGGATTGATGTCTTTAAAAGCCAGTACTTGATCATCTTCATAGAGAATCTCAGCAGGTATTTCTTTGCTAATAATTTTGTCGAAAATAGTGGACTCGGACATACTTTTTCCTCGAATAAGGTTACAGAAAAGTGAGTATCGTGAAACTCAGATGGTCAGTAACACTGAACTTTAAACACCGGAAGTATGTTTCGCAAGCTCAAACGGGTTAATGCGCAATCATTTGACTAGTTTATAGTTTTTTTGTGCTATTTATTTGGGTATGATTGTTTTTGAGCCATTACCACCTAGGGTAAACAGAATTATCGTGACACATCCTATAATAAAGCTTTTGTTAACAGTAGTTGTGATACTGATCAGTACATCTGCGCCTGCCGTCGAGGTAGAAAACCTATATCGGGGTAAGATACTTGTGACTGATAAGACCCAAAAGACGAGGGTAAAAGCTCATCGCTGGGCAATAGAGCAGGTATTAACAAAAGTGACCGGTTCACGTGATATTCTTGAAGATAAGACAGTCCAGTATGAAATTCGTGTTCGTACAGCAAACTACATCAAATCCTTTTCATTTGTCACTGACGAACAAGACAGGACATTTTTAGTCGACGAATTTGACCAAACCAAAATTGACCAACTGATCCGCAAGGTGAATGGCGCAATATGGGGTCAACGCCGTCCATTGACCAGTATTTGGCTAGTACTGGAGGAAGGCAATCGTCGCCAAATAGTTACACAAGACAACTTTCCTCAACTTGCCGAAGTTCTGAACCAAAGTGCTGAAAACAGAGGTGTGCCTGTCGTAATTCCAACAATGGATAAACAGCGCCAGGAGCGCATTTATGTGTCTGATGTTTGGGCGCGATTTGACCGAGTTGTGGCAAAAGAGAGTCAACAGTTAGGGGCTGAGCATTTTGTGATGGCTCGTTTGCGATACGTAGATTCATTGAATGAGCCAGAATACAAAACTGGATGGCTGCTTGATTACCAGCTTTTTTCAAGTAATCAGTTTTTGAATGAAGGCAGTTTTAATACTGACCAGTTTACGTCTTTACGGGAATTGATTAATAGCTTAGGTGATTATTTTGCAAAACAGTATGCAATTGATAATGCTCAAGTCCAACAAGACGAAGTTGTTCTAACAATCTCAGGCATCAATTCTATGTTAGACCTCAAACGCGTGGAGACTCAGGTTAATTCGTTACCACCAGTTAAAAAGTCTTATTTAACCGCATATAAATCTGGCCAAATAACTTTTAAATTGTGGCTCAGTGGTCAAACCCTAGATGTAATTAAAGCGCTGGAATTACTTCCGAACTTTAACCAATTAGAAAATCCGGTAAAAGAAGTACAACCTAACCTTTCTGTAGAAGAACGTTTGGACAGGTTAACCAATGAATATATCGGTAACTTGGATGATCAAGCGAACAAGGCAGAAACGAAAAACACGATACTGCACTATCAGTGGGTAGGTGCATAAATGCAGTTATTATTACCTGTAACTTATAATTCTACACAGACTTTCAGCTCCTTTATTGAAGGTGAAGGAATCGAGGGATTACTGATTAATGAATTACACAGAGCGATAGAAAGCAAAGAGTTTACTGCGCATTACCTTTCCGGACAACACGGAGTAGGTTGTACTCATTTACTCAATGCGAGTTGTCATTATGCGGACGAAATCGGTAAGAGCAGTATGTTGTTGCCGCTGGAGCAGGTGATCTCTGCGACACCTGAACTCATTGACGGACTTGAAAGCGTTGACGTTGTTTGTATCGACAATGTTGATTTAGTATCCACGAGCGCAACATGGCAAACCGCACTGTTTAATTTGTTTAATGCGTTGCAACAAAATGGAGCGACAATTATTTTTGCCGGTCACCAAGCGCCTAATAAGTTAACTTTGTCTCTACCTGATTTAGGGTCAAGACTGCAGTGGTGTACGCTTTTTCAGTTGCCGGAATTGTCAGAAGACCAAAAAATAGAAGCCTTGATTCAACATGCCCACTTAATGGAATTTGAGGTTACAGAAGACGTTGCTAAATTTATGATCAATCGACTTCCGCGTAATATGATCTTTTTAATGCAAGCCCTCGAAACCATGGCTAAACAAAGTGTCGCACTAAAAAGGGTCGTTACCGTACCTTTTGTGAAAGAAGTGCTCGGTATTTAAATAAAAAACCATACAAAAACCCCAATTTTGATCAATTAAAGCTAAAATCTTTAGACGATTTGCGCTAAGATTTGCGCCCTAAAATTTATTAAAAATCAATCAAAACTGAACATCACGAAATCCAATAAGAGTGTTCCATGAATTTAGAAGAAATTGTTGGCTTAGCTAAACAAGCCATTCAAGATGCCAAGGATATACCTGGGCTTGAAGAAGTTCGCGTAGAATTTCTAGGTAAAAAAGGTCGAATCACCGAGTTGTTAAAGGGACTTGGTAAGATGGACCACGAACAACGCAAAGAAGCAGGCCAGGCAATTAACGTTGCTAAAGGTGACGTACAAAAAGCGTTAAGCACGCGTCGTGAAGCGCTGCAAACTGAAGCGTTAAATGCAAAGTTAGCGTCAGAGACCATTGACGTAACTAAAGCTGGCCGAGGTGTAACACCTGGAAACATGCACCCGGTAAATCGCACAATAGAGCGCATCCAACAATTTTTCGGTGACTTAGGTTTTGAAGTAAAGCAGGGCCCAGAAGTAGAGGATGGTTTCCATAACTTCGACGCATTGAACATTCCTGAACACCATCCGGCGCGAGCTGATCACGATACGTTCTACTTCACACCTAATACGGTATTGAGAACCCAAACTTCTGGTGTTCAAATCCGCACAATGGAACAAGAAAAGCCGCCATTGCGAATCATCTCACCAGGGCGTGTATATCGAAACGACTACGACCAAACTCATACTCCGATGTTCCATCAGGTAGAGGGTCTAATGGTTGACAAAAACGTGAGCTTCGCAGAACTAAAAGGCATTTTACACGACTTCTTACACCAGTTCTTCGAAGAGGACTTGCAGATTCGTTTTCGTCCCTCTTATTTCCCGTTTACTGAGCCTTCGGCTGAAGTCGACGTTATGGGTAAAAACGGTAAGTGGTTAGAAGTTTTGGGTTGCGGAATGGTACACCCTAATGTTTTACGTTCAGTAGGTATAGATCCAGAAGAGTACACTGGTTTTGCATTTGGTATGGGCGTCGAACGACTAACTATGTTGCGCTACGGCGTGAACGACTTGCGTTCGTTCTTCGAAAATGACCTTCGTTTCTTAAAGCAGTTTAAATAGGAGTTCAGCCAAATGAAATTTAGTGAACAATGGTTACGTGAATGGGTGAACCCTAATATTTCAACCGAAGAGTTGAGTGAACAGCTTTCTATGGCTGGTCTAGAGGTTGACGGCGTTGAGCCAGCAGCAGCCCAATTCAGCGGTGTTGTCGTAGGCGAAGTGGTTGAATGTGGTAAACACCCTGAAGCCGATAAGTTACAAGTAACCAAAATCAATGTCGGTACGGCAGGTGATGGCGAATTAATCGATATCGTTTGTGGTGCGAAAAACTGTCGTCAAGGCTTAAAAGTCGCAGTTGCTATGGTAGGAGCTGTTTTACCTGGTGATTTTAAGATCAAGAAAGCTAAACTCCGCGGGCAACCGTCTTTTGGTATGTTGTGCTCATGGTCAGAACTTGGCATGGCAGAAGACTCAGATGGTATTTTAGAACTACCAGCAGACGCTCCGTTAGGCACGGATATCCGTGAATATTTGAATCTAAATGATCAAATTATCGAGATTGACCTAACACCAAACCGCAGTGACTGTTTAGGTATTATGGGTGTGGCTCGTGAAGTTGGTGTATTGAATAACGCAGACGTAAACCCGTTTGTAGTTGAGCCGGTTTCTGCTTCGATTAGCGATACTTTGAGTATTGAGCTTGAAGATAAAGAGTCTTGTCCTCGTTATTTAGGACGAGTGATTAAAGGCATTAACTTAGATGCGACAACGCCATTATGGATGGTTGAAAAGTTACGCCGTAGTGGTGTTCGCTCAATTGATCCAGTTGTTGACGTAACAAACTACGTATTGTTAGAGCTTGGTCACCCAATGCACGCGTTTGATTTAGCTAAAATCGAAGGTGGCATTAAGGTACGTAAAGCGACCGCAGGTGAAAAACTAACTTTGTTAGACGAAAACGAAGTAACGTTAGACGAAAATACGTTAGTTATTGCTGATCATAACAAACCTATGGCGATCGCCGGTGTATTTGGTGGTCTAAATTCAGGGGTAACGTCTGAAACAAACGATGTACTTTTAGAAAGTGCATTTTTTGCTCCTGTTGCGATGGCAGGTACTGCGCGTCGCTATGGTTTACACACAGACGCATCTCATCGTTATGAGCGCGGAGTGGATTTCAAACTTCAGCGTACGGCAATGGAACGCGCAACTAACCTGTTACTAGAGATTGTTGGTGGTCAAGCAGGCCCGATTGTGGAAGCGATTAGTGACGCTGATTTACCGCAAGAGACACCAGTAACATTGCGCAGACAACGTTTAGACAGAGTATTAGGTCATTCTATCAGCGATGAAGAAGTGACAACGATACTTTCTCGTTTAGGTTTAAACGTATCATTTGAAAATGACGTTTGGACGGCTACGTCGCCAAGCTTCAGATTTGACATTTCTATTGAAGAAGATCTAATAGAAGAAGTCGCTCGAGTATACGGGTATAACAATATTCCAAATATTGCTCCGACTGCTTCATTAGTTATGCCTCAGCATAAAGAGAGTCAAATTAATAAGTCTAAATTTGCTTCAACTTTGATTGACCTTGGTTATCAAGAGGCTATTACATATAGCTTTGTAGACCCTAAGGTTCAAACAGCATTGTTCCCTGAGTTAGAAGGTCTAACTTTACCGCATCCGATATCAGCAGATATGTCGGTAATGCGTCTGAGCCTTTGGTCTGGTTTACTGCCGGCTGTAGCTTATAATCAAAAACGTCAACAAAGCCGAGTTCGTTTATTCGAAACAGGCTTACGCTTTGTTCCAGATGAATCAGCGGAAATGAACATTCGTCAAGAAGCTATGATTGCAGGTGTAATTTCTGGAACTATTGCTGGCGAGTACTGGGACGGTAACCCACGAGCAGTAGATTTTTACGACATTAAAGGTGACGTAGAATCATTACTAGCGAAATGTGCAGACAATGCAGTTATTGAGTTTGTCCCTATGCCAGCGGATGATCAGAATAAAACCGCTTTGCACCCAGGTCAATCGGCTCAAATTCGTCGTAATAACAAAGTGATAGGTTACGTTGGTGCGGTTCACCCACAAGCGGAAAAAGCGGTAGGGTTGAATGGTAAAACGTTTGTTTTTGAACTGTTATTATCAGAAATCGAACAGCGTAACTTACCAGAAGCGCAACCAATTTCTAAGTACCCATCGAACCGTCGCGATATCGCAGTCGTTGTAAAAGAGTCGGTAAATGCAGGTGAAGTACTAAAAGAAATAAAAAATATTAGCGGAAATCAATTGGTTGACCTAAACTTATTCGACGTGTACCGTGGAGAAGGTATCGAAAATGGCAACAAAAGTCTTGCCATTTCATTAGTACTACAAGATGTTGATAAAACATTGGAAGAACAGGATATTAGTACTAAGATTGATCAAGTAGTTAGTATGTTAACTGATAAATTTGACGCGACGCTAAGGCAATAGAATTATGGCACTAACCAAAGCAGAAATATCTGAATATTTGTTTGAAAAAGTAGGATTAAGTAAAGCTGACTCAAAAGCTTTAGTTGAAGACTTTTTTGAGAAGATACGCGAGACGTTGGAGAACGGCGAGCAGGTTAAACTTTCTGGATTTGGTAATTTCGAGTTGAGGGAAAAGAAATCTCGTCCAGGACGTAATCCTAAAACGGGTGAGGATATTCCTATTTCAGCTCGACGTGTTGTCACTTTTCGACCTGGCCAAAAACTAAAGGCGAGGGTGGAAGTTGGCACGGCTGACTTAGTCAAAGAGCAACAGTCGTAACAGACTGTTGCATACACATAAAAAAACCAAGGCATTGCCTTGGTTTTTTTGTTTCTAACTTATAAAAAAGATTTAATTAGTAGAAACCTTGTGGTGTACGACTGTCACTACCTAAAGACGCTAGGTAATCTAACCAGAAGTTAGCTGGATTATAGCCATCACCTTTTTTAGTCACTGTGTAACCTTTAGAGGTAGCAGTTGTTTTAGCTGGTGTCTTAGCCTTTTTAGCTGCTGGCTTCTTAGCTTCTTTTTTCGCAGCTGGCTTTTCTTCTGCTTTTGCTGGGGCTTCGCCGCCAGTCAACTCAGCAGTCATGTCTACGATAGCGGCTAAGCGTACATTTTTACCACCATCAACGCTGTACCAACCACTCTTCACTTCGATTTCTGGCTCTTTGCCGTTTTTAGCTTTGTACGCTTCAGTGAAGTCAGACAAGACTTGATCTTTGTCTAGTTTGCTCATTACGATTACCTAATAATTTTTATATTTAAAAGATGAAGGTTATTTATACAAACTTTCACGCATAAATTCAACTTTATAGGGAAAATAGCGGGTTTTCGGTGGAATATGAGCCAATTTCACTTGTAAGGATAATTTGCTACTTTAAAATTCAACTTAATTTTAGTTTGTAAAAAAGGATTGTTATGTCCGTTCGCTTACCAGATTTAATATCTTATCTTGACCAACACCTATCCTCGCAATTAATAAAAGATTATTGCCCTAATGGCCTACAAGTTGAGGGCAAAAAAGAGATTCATACTATAGTAACAGGTGTTACCGCTTCAGAAGCGTTAATCGATGCGGCAATTGAACACCAGGCCGATGCAATTTTGGTACATCACGGTTATTTTTGGAAAGGTGAGAGTCAGGTCATCACCGGAATGAAAAAGGCGCGTATTGGTAAGTTGTTAGCCAATGACATCAGCTTAATTACATACCATTTACCGATAGACGTACATCCTGAGCATGGTAATAACGCACAACTTGCCAATTTACTTGGGATTAAAAATGTGACGGCAGTAGAGTCTATATCTCCTAAAGGTGTGTTAATGCAAGGCGAGCTAGAGTCGCCAATGACGGCGGAGATGTTTGGCAAAAAAATAACAACAGCACTGCAGCGTGCTCCTATGATCAGTAGCGTTAGAAATCAACTCATCGAAACGATCGGCTGGTGTACAGGAGGTGGTCAGGGCTATATCGATAAAGCCGCAGAGCTTGGGCTTGATGCGTTTTTGACAGGAGAAGCTTCGGAGCAAACTATCCATAGTTCCAGAGAACAAAATATCGACTT is a window from the Psychrosphaera ytuae genome containing:
- the pheS gene encoding phenylalanine--tRNA ligase subunit alpha codes for the protein MNLEEIVGLAKQAIQDAKDIPGLEEVRVEFLGKKGRITELLKGLGKMDHEQRKEAGQAINVAKGDVQKALSTRREALQTEALNAKLASETIDVTKAGRGVTPGNMHPVNRTIERIQQFFGDLGFEVKQGPEVEDGFHNFDALNIPEHHPARADHDTFYFTPNTVLRTQTSGVQIRTMEQEKPPLRIISPGRVYRNDYDQTHTPMFHQVEGLMVDKNVSFAELKGILHDFLHQFFEEDLQIRFRPSYFPFTEPSAEVDVMGKNGKWLEVLGCGMVHPNVLRSVGIDPEEYTGFAFGMGVERLTMLRYGVNDLRSFFENDLRFLKQFK
- a CDS encoding histidine triad nucleotide-binding protein, coding for MSESTIFDKIISKEIPAEILYEDDQVLAFKDINPQAPVHFLVIPKVRIATANDINEENAKTVGLLYVTAAKIAKQMGFAEDGYRCVMNCNPHGGQTVYHIHLHVLAGKALGWPPYQDTLKTQ
- a CDS encoding DUF2066 domain-containing protein, which produces MTHPIIKLLLTVVVILISTSAPAVEVENLYRGKILVTDKTQKTRVKAHRWAIEQVLTKVTGSRDILEDKTVQYEIRVRTANYIKSFSFVTDEQDRTFLVDEFDQTKIDQLIRKVNGAIWGQRRPLTSIWLVLEEGNRRQIVTQDNFPQLAEVLNQSAENRGVPVVIPTMDKQRQERIYVSDVWARFDRVVAKESQQLGAEHFVMARLRYVDSLNEPEYKTGWLLDYQLFSSNQFLNEGSFNTDQFTSLRELINSLGDYFAKQYAIDNAQVQQDEVVLTISGINSMLDLKRVETQVNSLPPVKKSYLTAYKSGQITFKLWLSGQTLDVIKALELLPNFNQLENPVKEVQPNLSVEERLDRLTNEYIGNLDDQANKAETKNTILHYQWVGA
- the ihfA gene encoding integration host factor subunit alpha, with translation MALTKAEISEYLFEKVGLSKADSKALVEDFFEKIRETLENGEQVKLSGFGNFELREKKSRPGRNPKTGEDIPISARRVVTFRPGQKLKARVEVGTADLVKEQQS
- the hda gene encoding DnaA regulatory inactivator Hda translates to MQLLLPVTYNSTQTFSSFIEGEGIEGLLINELHRAIESKEFTAHYLSGQHGVGCTHLLNASCHYADEIGKSSMLLPLEQVISATPELIDGLESVDVVCIDNVDLVSTSATWQTALFNLFNALQQNGATIIFAGHQAPNKLTLSLPDLGSRLQWCTLFQLPELSEDQKIEALIQHAHLMEFEVTEDVAKFMINRLPRNMIFLMQALETMAKQSVALKRVVTVPFVKEVLGI
- a CDS encoding Nif3-like dinuclear metal center hexameric protein; protein product: MSVRLPDLISYLDQHLSSQLIKDYCPNGLQVEGKKEIHTIVTGVTASEALIDAAIEHQADAILVHHGYFWKGESQVITGMKKARIGKLLANDISLITYHLPIDVHPEHGNNAQLANLLGIKNVTAVESISPKGVLMQGELESPMTAEMFGKKITTALQRAPMISSVRNQLIETIGWCTGGGQGYIDKAAELGLDAFLTGEASEQTIHSSREQNIDFFAAGHHATERYGVKAVGEYIAEQLDINVVFVDIHNPV
- the pheT gene encoding phenylalanine--tRNA ligase subunit beta; its protein translation is MKFSEQWLREWVNPNISTEELSEQLSMAGLEVDGVEPAAAQFSGVVVGEVVECGKHPEADKLQVTKINVGTAGDGELIDIVCGAKNCRQGLKVAVAMVGAVLPGDFKIKKAKLRGQPSFGMLCSWSELGMAEDSDGILELPADAPLGTDIREYLNLNDQIIEIDLTPNRSDCLGIMGVAREVGVLNNADVNPFVVEPVSASISDTLSIELEDKESCPRYLGRVIKGINLDATTPLWMVEKLRRSGVRSIDPVVDVTNYVLLELGHPMHAFDLAKIEGGIKVRKATAGEKLTLLDENEVTLDENTLVIADHNKPMAIAGVFGGLNSGVTSETNDVLLESAFFAPVAMAGTARRYGLHTDASHRYERGVDFKLQRTAMERATNLLLEIVGGQAGPIVEAISDADLPQETPVTLRRQRLDRVLGHSISDEEVTTILSRLGLNVSFENDVWTATSPSFRFDISIEEDLIEEVARVYGYNNIPNIAPTASLVMPQHKESQINKSKFASTLIDLGYQEAITYSFVDPKVQTALFPELEGLTLPHPISADMSVMRLSLWSGLLPAVAYNQKRQQSRVRLFETGLRFVPDESAEMNIRQEAMIAGVISGTIAGEYWDGNPRAVDFYDIKGDVESLLAKCADNAVIEFVPMPADDQNKTALHPGQSAQIRRNNKVIGYVGAVHPQAEKAVGLNGKTFVFELLLSEIEQRNLPEAQPISKYPSNRRDIAVVVKESVNAGEVLKEIKNISGNQLVDLNLFDVYRGEGIENGNKSLAISLVLQDVDKTLEEQDISTKIDQVVSMLTDKFDATLRQ